One part of the Sulfolobus tengchongensis genome encodes these proteins:
- a CDS encoding DUF929 domain-containing protein yields the protein MAKSKQNKNKKKSTQNENKLIYIPFAVLIVVIVLLVVFPYINHNPSTGTITANANTPLFNVYKVSNTNYVGNNSVEIYFISWYGCPNGATASWPLYLALRHFGNVSVVPHYSIYESDLGSAIPGLLFLNYTPYPTSHVYFHPIYIYGQYLNETTNGTPINTDDVTFGLQELKSMVPNWVYNLVVYYEVNQTYTQIGTSPAYYGKYPHIITIIIISGPGGTWVDLGYPNSISPQTLAGLNSTVLYNAILKNNPALSGQYASAYENITNATNILLNTIVKASS from the coding sequence ATGGCTAAGAGTAAGCAAAACAAAAATAAGAAAAAATCAACACAAAATGAGAACAAATTAATTTATATTCCATTCGCGGTTCTAATTGTAGTCATTGTACTATTGGTAGTATTTCCCTATATTAATCATAACCCATCAACGGGTACAATTACGGCTAACGCCAATACTCCACTATTTAATGTGTATAAAGTTAGCAATACGAACTACGTAGGTAATAACTCAGTAGAGATATACTTTATAAGTTGGTACGGATGTCCAAATGGAGCCACTGCTTCATGGCCTCTGTATTTGGCTCTCAGACATTTTGGAAATGTTAGTGTAGTTCCACATTATTCAATATATGAAAGTGATCTCGGTAGCGCAATACCCGGCCTATTATTCCTTAATTACACACCGTATCCAACTTCACATGTATACTTCCATCCAATTTACATATATGGTCAATATTTAAATGAAACAACTAATGGAACGCCTATAAACACTGATGATGTTACCTTCGGATTGCAGGAATTAAAAAGCATGGTACCCAACTGGGTTTATAACCTAGTAGTATACTATGAAGTGAATCAAACCTATACGCAGATTGGTACATCACCGGCATATTATGGGAAGTATCCTCACATAATAACCATAATTATAATAAGTGGACCAGGTGGAACCTGGGTAGATCTAGGATATCCAAATTCTATATCTCCTCAAACCTTGGCTGGCCTAAATTCAACAGTATTATATAATGCGATTCTAAAGAACAATCCCGCTCTTTCTGGCCAATATGCCTCTGCATATGAGAATATAACTAACGCAACTAACATATTATTAAATACAATAGTTAAGGCATCGTCATAG
- the sfsA gene encoding DNA/RNA nuclease SfsA — MIVYEFAEKLNEAYVIERVNRFLVKIIFNGEVTYAHLHDPGRLRELIYPGNKVLIRETKGIKTRFSITAAYANSRYVVVDSRLHNQIASKFLPSSYEKEVRVGSSRIDFKYDNTFVEVKGCTLVKDKIAYFPDAPTKRGRRHIQELRELIKKKEGYNALLMVLVMRDDAKCFLPNEETDPKFSMEFWSALKEGMKVSIKTFRLVENKIEYVEDIPLCKTNLI, encoded by the coding sequence ATGATAGTATATGAGTTTGCCGAAAAGCTAAATGAAGCTTATGTTATAGAAAGAGTAAATAGATTCTTAGTAAAGATAATCTTTAACGGAGAAGTAACATATGCGCATCTTCATGATCCTGGTAGATTAAGGGAGCTCATATATCCTGGAAATAAAGTATTAATAAGGGAAACAAAAGGCATTAAGACTAGATTTTCAATAACAGCAGCGTATGCTAATTCAAGATATGTAGTAGTGGATAGTAGACTGCATAACCAAATTGCATCTAAATTTTTACCTAGTAGTTATGAGAAGGAGGTGAGAGTGGGATCCAGTAGAATTGACTTTAAATATGATAATACCTTTGTGGAAGTAAAAGGATGTACTTTAGTCAAAGATAAGATAGCGTACTTTCCTGATGCACCAACAAAACGAGGAAGAAGACATATACAAGAATTAAGAGAACTAATTAAAAAGAAGGAGGGATATAACGCATTACTTATGGTTTTAGTTATGCGTGATGACGCAAAGTGTTTTCTACCCAATGAGGAAACAGACCCAAAGTTCTCAATGGAATTTTGGAGCGCATTAAAGGAGGGAATGAAAGTCAGTATAAAGACCTTTAGATTAGTTGAAAATAAGATTGAATACGTTGAAGATATTCCACTTTGCAAAACAAATTTAATCTAA
- a CDS encoding MarR family transcriptional regulator: MNLREKILVYLYRNRESTLDEIVEALREDRYEIEATLRYLEKDGLVIKRNKGLIFKKVVYDLTASGFEEAKKSYESLQQKAEQLQNMIRNGQIDPTQIPEEYIDILPLLFMLSLLDMLLIGDLITFDMFSQ; this comes from the coding sequence ATGAATCTTAGAGAAAAAATCCTAGTATATCTATATCGAAATAGAGAATCTACTTTAGATGAGATTGTGGAAGCTTTGAGAGAGGACAGATACGAGATTGAGGCTACCTTAAGGTATTTAGAAAAAGATGGGTTAGTAATTAAAAGGAATAAAGGTCTAATATTTAAGAAAGTAGTCTATGATCTTACAGCGTCAGGGTTTGAGGAGGCTAAAAAATCTTACGAATCGTTGCAACAAAAGGCTGAGCAATTACAAAATATGATTAGAAATGGACAGATTGATCCAACACAAATTCCAGAAGAATACATTGATATATTGCCGTTGTTATTTATGCTGTCTCTTTTAGACATGCTATTAATAGGAGATTTAATTACATTCGATATGTTTAGCCAGTAG
- a CDS encoding ferredoxin family protein: MGIDPNYRTSRPVVGDHSGHKIYGPVEPPGKLGIHGTIVGVDFDLCIADGSCINACPVNVFQWFDTPGHPASEKKADPVNEQACIFCMACVNVCPVACIDVKPP, from the coding sequence ATGGGTATAGATCCAAACTATAGGACAAGTAGACCAGTTGTTGGGGATCATTCTGGACATAAGATATATGGACCAGTAGAGCCACCAGGGAAATTAGGTATACACGGTACGATAGTAGGAGTTGACTTCGATCTATGTATCGCTGATGGTTCATGTATAAATGCATGTCCAGTTAATGTCTTTCAATGGTTTGATACTCCAGGGCATCCGGCTTCAGAGAAGAAAGCTGACCCAGTAAATGAGCAAGCATGTATATTTTGTATGGCATGTGTTAATGTATGTCCAGTAGCTTGTATAGATGTTAAACCACCATAA
- a CDS encoding M61 family peptidase — protein sequence MKFYVNPKNRYLEVFAEGIEGIITFPTWVPGSYIIRELERNIIEIEGIRVGKNRFYVKDKFRYLVQAMSRDPREAIATNDYLFINPPAVFPFHEIEEEYCVRINTNWIVHTTLKRVGDWFCSENYNEFADSPIQASPKLKLIEIDSYHKISTIDDLDESFVNSLGKCLKEINRNIFMNSTSEEYIFFFKRSDSNFGGIEHEKSSSIVTSWDYKDLISLFVHEYFHRYNGKKIKPKDLKINYESETYTELLWVVEGLTDYISLVVPLRTKVTTVENTLNYIANVLAWLTFPGIRRMSLAESSYTTWIKYYRRDNNFANVSVSYYQLGMVIGLIMDLEMIENGNSIYDLFKELYKIKEYTYDNVRQVAEKLGVKNLDELVFSRNPPIFDRLSKYFEITFIDKDTPYYGMIMDGKKVTFVEDNSPADLAGIIQGDEIIGVNGLAFSNKRLEYKENLRLTIDREGRLIEIVLHPAKNPGHNLVIKGKGDLFKQWSDFEYGEGKSDIKII from the coding sequence ATGAAATTTTATGTAAATCCAAAAAATAGGTATTTGGAAGTCTTTGCGGAAGGAATTGAGGGAATAATTACTTTTCCTACGTGGGTTCCCGGCTCTTACATAATTAGGGAGCTTGAAAGAAATATTATAGAAATAGAAGGGATCAGGGTAGGAAAGAATAGATTTTACGTTAAGGATAAATTCCGTTATTTAGTTCAAGCTATGAGTAGAGATCCAAGAGAAGCTATTGCTACTAACGATTATCTTTTCATTAATCCACCTGCGGTATTCCCATTTCACGAAATAGAAGAGGAGTATTGTGTTAGAATTAACACGAATTGGATAGTTCATACCACATTAAAAAGAGTTGGAGATTGGTTTTGTTCGGAAAATTATAATGAGTTTGCAGATTCTCCTATTCAAGCCTCACCTAAGTTAAAGCTTATTGAAATCGACAGCTACCATAAGATTTCCACCATTGATGACCTAGATGAATCATTTGTAAACTCTTTAGGCAAATGTCTCAAAGAAATTAATAGAAATATTTTCATGAACTCTACCTCAGAAGAATATATATTTTTCTTCAAGAGGTCGGACTCTAATTTTGGAGGCATAGAACATGAGAAGTCATCTTCTATTGTAACGTCATGGGACTATAAGGATCTTATTTCGTTATTTGTTCATGAATATTTTCATAGATATAATGGGAAGAAAATTAAGCCTAAAGATTTAAAGATAAATTATGAAAGTGAAACATATACAGAATTGCTTTGGGTAGTAGAAGGACTTACTGATTATATAAGTTTAGTAGTCCCGTTAAGAACTAAAGTTACAACTGTAGAGAACACTTTAAATTACATAGCTAATGTCCTTGCTTGGCTTACATTCCCTGGAATAAGAAGAATGAGTCTAGCGGAGTCTTCCTATACAACATGGATAAAATATTATAGAAGGGATAACAATTTTGCTAATGTTAGTGTATCTTATTATCAACTCGGTATGGTTATTGGTCTTATTATGGATCTAGAAATGATTGAAAATGGTAATTCAATTTATGATTTATTTAAGGAGTTATATAAGATAAAAGAGTACACTTATGATAATGTGAGGCAAGTAGCTGAGAAGCTTGGAGTTAAAAATCTAGATGAGTTAGTATTTTCAAGAAACCCACCCATATTTGACAGGCTGTCAAAGTACTTTGAGATAACCTTTATAGACAAAGATACTCCCTATTATGGTATGATAATGGATGGGAAGAAAGTAACCTTTGTTGAAGACAATTCGCCTGCTGATCTAGCTGGTATAATACAAGGTGATGAAATTATTGGAGTTAATGGATTAGCCTTTAGTAATAAAAGGTTAGAATATAAAGAAAATTTGAGATTAACTATAGATCGTGAGGGAAGGCTTATTGAGATAGTATTACATCCTGCCAAAAATCCCGGTCACAACTTAGTCATAAAGGGTAAAGGGGATCTGTTTAAGCAATGGTCTGATTTCGAGTATGGAGAGGGTAAATCAGATATAAAAATCATCTAA
- a CDS encoding OsmC family protein: MEISFTLSGDLENPMIELGGKISRAKNLYQESPLMAFLVSIPHCIANMTDNIAKKEGIPLASCKIIARYVLDEKAIMFGNYIFKKIIIEVHSKGCSEDELKELIEKVKRECPIYLSFRDKIEIEGKTLY; this comes from the coding sequence ATGGAAATATCTTTTACTTTGAGTGGAGATTTGGAAAATCCTATGATAGAGTTAGGTGGAAAAATTTCTAGAGCCAAAAATCTTTATCAAGAAAGTCCACTAATGGCGTTTCTTGTATCAATACCGCACTGTATAGCAAATATGACAGATAACATAGCCAAGAAGGAAGGAATACCACTAGCTTCTTGTAAAATAATAGCTAGATATGTACTGGATGAAAAAGCAATTATGTTTGGAAATTACATATTTAAGAAAATAATCATCGAGGTACATAGTAAGGGATGTAGTGAAGACGAATTAAAGGAATTAATTGAAAAGGTGAAAAGAGAGTGCCCAATATATCTAAGTTTTAGAGATAAAATAGAAATTGAAGGAAAGACCTTGTATTGA
- a CDS encoding winged helix-turn-helix transcriptional regulator — translation MDSVDKGILKILLKDARTPQRRIAMMLGISPPAVSYRMEKLFGDVIKRFTLYVNPNFLGRYHAYVAFSNLNEWDGDYIAKIECLEDVNIYEIDAKNRIEIEEKVNKMSEKLGEPKMLYIPSQMPYSPSKFDMKIISILKEKPLIKPIELAEELGVSSKTIRRHLRYLYSKRFIRLIPIIDLNKAEISIFAIFTSKVEDARKFFSKYTFTEIEDEKAGIFVNVVDSIDEAKDLSLKFKREYDKDAEIMITTKYEFI, via the coding sequence ATGGACTCCGTGGATAAGGGAATATTAAAAATACTCTTAAAGGATGCAAGAACTCCACAAAGGAGAATAGCGATGATGTTGGGAATTTCTCCACCTGCAGTGAGCTATAGAATGGAAAAATTATTTGGAGATGTGATTAAAAGATTCACCCTCTATGTAAATCCAAATTTCTTAGGTAGATACCATGCTTATGTCGCATTCAGTAATTTGAATGAGTGGGATGGAGACTACATAGCTAAAATAGAATGTTTAGAAGATGTAAATATTTATGAAATTGACGCTAAAAACAGAATTGAAATTGAGGAAAAAGTGAATAAAATGAGCGAGAAACTAGGAGAACCCAAGATGTTATATATTCCTAGCCAGATGCCTTATAGTCCCTCAAAATTTGATATGAAAATAATAAGTATACTTAAAGAAAAACCTCTCATAAAACCAATAGAACTTGCAGAAGAGTTAGGTGTTTCTTCGAAGACAATTAGGAGACATTTACGCTATTTGTACAGTAAGAGGTTCATCAGATTAATTCCAATAATAGACTTAAATAAAGCTGAAATTTCAATTTTCGCAATATTTACATCTAAGGTTGAAGATGCTAGAAAATTCTTTTCAAAATATACTTTCACTGAGATAGAAGATGAAAAAGCTGGGATATTTGTCAATGTAGTAGATAGCATAGATGAGGCAAAAGATCTTTCATTAAAGTTCAAGAGAGAATATGACAAGGATGCGGAAATAATGATAACTACAAAATATGAATTCATATAA